The genomic stretch GAAGATAGCCGCCTGTCTGAAGTGGCAGGGTTACACCGTCAACCGGAAACGGGTTCAGAGATTGATGGGAGTCATGGGCATCCGGGCCATCTACCGGCGGCCCCGGACCAGCAAACCGGGCAAAGGGCACAAAATATACCCGTACCTGCTGAACGGCATGAAGATTACCCGGCCGAACCAGGTCTGGGCGGCAGATATCACGTATATATCGATGGCAAAGGGATTTCTCTATCTGGTGGCCATCATCGACTGGTACAGCCGGTATGTTTTGTCCTGGAGGCTCTCCAACACCATGGATGCTGACTTCTGCGTCGAGGCGTTGGAGGAGGCGCTCAGGAAGGGTAAGCCGGAGATATTCAATACCGACCAGGGTAGCCAGTTCACCGGCGATGAATTTACCGGGCTACTAGAGAAACGGGGCATCAAGATCAGCATGGACGGAAAGGGGAGCTACAATGACAACCTGTTTATCGAGAGGCTGTGGCGGACTGTGAAATATGAGGAGGTATATCTGAAAGCCTATCAGGACGGCAGGGAGGCCCGGCAGTCCCTGGCCGACTACTTCCGGTTCTATAACAATGATCGTCCCCATCAGACATTCGGCTACAGGACGCCGGCGGAAGTCCACACCCCCACCCCTATAGCAAACATTAAAGGAGGTATGCTAGAATCACTGACATCGGACCCATCAATGATCGCGGGACCCTACCTTAACTTCGTCCCTCTCCTGTCCTAACGATGGGGTCCACCTCAATTGATATAAGAATTAGATACCAGGCATCTATTTTCGTCAACGCACAGGACATTACC from Candidatus Omnitrophota bacterium encodes the following:
- a CDS encoding IS3 family transposase (programmed frameshift), with amino-acid sequence MKQNRRKHNPSFKARVALEALKGEETIAELASRYEVHPSQIRKWKQALADGAAGIFGGEEVRKRKDDENLVARLYQEIGQLKVEKDFPRQSFRSLSVERRREAVHRGHPSLSIVRQCKLLDISRSGLYYQSKGISEEELTLMKLIDRQHLAIPFYGARKIAACLKWQGYTVNRKRVQRLMGVMGIRAIYRRPRTSKPGKGHKIYPYLLNGMKITRPNQVWAADITYISMAKGFLYLVAIIDWYSRYVLSWRLSNTMDADFCVEALEEALRKGKPEIFNTDQGSQFTGDEFTGLLEKRGIKISMDGKGSYNDNLFIERLWRTVKYEEVYLKAYQDGREARQSLADYFRFYNNDRPHQTFGYRTPAEVHTPTPIANIKGGMLESLTSDPSMIAGPYLNFVPLLS